CTGCCTTGGTAGTTTCCACAACTTGGTCCAAGGGAAGACTGGCATCAATCTTAACAATACGATTTCCTTCTTTGTCCAGAAGAGAAAGGTAGCCTTGGCGGACTTTTTTGTGCAAGTCTAAGCCTTCCAAATCCAAACGATTGACCTCGCGATCACTATTAGCAGCAATGCGAGCCAGCCCTTCTTCCACCTCAATGTCAAAATAAAGGGTCAAATCGGGTTTGAGGCCATCTGTCGCAAAGTGATTGAGCCAATCAATGGCATCAATATCCAAGCCACGACCAAATCCCTGATAAGCAACAGAACTATCGATGAAGCGGTCCATAATGACCAACTTGCCAGCTTCAAGGGCTGGAAGAACTTTTTCTACCAAATGCTGCCTACGACTGGCGATATAGAGAAGGAGTTCCGTTTTAGGATCCATCTGCGTATGACTTGGATCCAAAATCACTTGACGAATCTTCTCCCCAATCAAGACTCCACCTGGCTCACGGGTCGTCAACACCTCTATTCCTTTTTCCTCTAAAATTGGGAGAAGAGCCTCTAAAACGCTGGTCTTCCCTGCTCCCTCCGGTCCCTCAAGAGAAACTAAAAATCCTTTTGACATGTCTAACTCATTTCTTTTTTTCTACCTTCTATTCTATCAAAAAAATAGAGGTTTGTGACAATCTTTTTATCTTCTCATTCCATGCACCATAAAAGAGGCAGGCAAAGCCACCTCTTATTTACCTAGTTCTTGTGTTCGTTTATAGGCTTGACCAACTGCATCCATGACTATACCTCTAAAGGCATGTTCTTCCAGACTCGCTACACCAGCAATAGTCGAACCTCCTGGGCTGCAAACTTGGTCTTTCAAAACTCCAGGATGTTGCTGGCTTTCGAGAACCATTTGTCCAGCGCCGACTACTGTTTGGGCTGCCATTTTCAAAGCCCTTTCTCGGGGCAATCCTGTCTGCACACCCGCATCTGCTAAAGCCTCGATAAAAAGGTAGACAAAGGCTGGTCCACAACCTGCAAGACCTGTCGCAGCATCGATTAAGCCATCCCCAAGTTCAACCAAGAGGCCAGCCTTGGCTAATAACTGACAAAAGAGTTCCCTGTCCTCAGCACGACAGTTTGCTGACATGGAATAACTAATCACTCCTTGGCCGATAGCCACTGGTGTATTGGGCATGATGCGAATAATCCGGTGTTGACTTGGCAGAAGACTTGCCAGTTTTTCCAAAGTCAATCCAGCCGCCATAGAAATCAAAAGAAGACTCTCTCTTTTTTCAAGGATGGTCTGGTATTGAGAAAGCAAGTCTGAGAACTGAGCAGGCTTAACTCCTAGAAAAATCACATCTGCTTCTGCAAAAATTTCTTCATTGCTGGAAGCCTGACCACCGAAATTAGTGATGAAAGCATCTACTTTCGCTTGACTACGATTGGCAAGGAGAATCTGAGCACCCGTCTTGGCCTGCAAAACAGCCTTAGCCAAGCTAGCTCCCATATTTCCCAAACCGATAAATCCAATCTTCATCTCTTACTCCCTTATCTGTCCGTCACCAGTAACCACATACTTGTAGCTGGTCAACTCTTTCAAGCCCATAGGCCCACGCGCATGCAGTTTCTGAGTAGAAATCCCCATCTCACATCCAAGACCAAATTGCCCACCATCAGTGAAACGCGTTGAGGCATTGACATAAACTGCTGCAGAGTCCACTTGATCTGTAAAGTAAGCTGCAGCTTCAGCATTTTCCGTCACAATGGCATCCGAATGATGGGTACTGTGAGCTTCAATATGGGAAACTGCTTCTTCTAAACTGCTCACAACCTTAACTGCTAGGATATAATCTAAAAACTCGGTATCAAAGTCTTGAGTCTCAGCTGCTCGACCTGAAAGAAACTGACTTGCTTTGCTATCTAGGCGGAATTGAATCGGTTCCAGCCCAGCTTCTTCCCGACTTGTAACCAGAACTTGCTCCAAGCGAGGAAGGAAATCCGCTGCCTTGTCTTCATGAACCAGCAAAACCTCCATGGCATTGCAGACAGAAGGACGACTAGTTTTAGCATTGTTGATGATCGATAGAGCCTTGTCTTCGTCTGCATCCTTATCTACATAGACATGGACAATCCCAGTCCCTGTCTCAATAACAGGTACGATAGCATTCTGAACCACGGCATTTATCAAACCAGCCCCTCCACGAGGAATGAGGAGGTCTAGATAGCCCTTGGCCTTCATCATGGCATAGCTGCTTTCACGGCTAGTATCTTCCACCAGTTGAATCACATCTGGGTGAATGGTAGTCGTCTCCAAGCCCTTCTTCAAGGCTGTGACAATGGCATGGGCTGTTTGATAGGCATCCTTACCACTACGAAGAACAACCGCATTTCCACTCTTGAGAGCCAAAGCAGCCGCGTCAGACGTCACATTTGGACGACTTTCGTAGATAATACCAATAACCCCCATGGCCACACGTTTTTTGGTGATAAGCAAGCCATTTTCAAGATGACTTGTTTCTAAGACTTCACCAATGGGATCTGGTAAAGCAACCACTTCACGAATCCCTCTTGCCATCGCTTCTATACGTCCCGCATCCAAATAAAGACGGTCTAGCATAACATCTGAGATTTTACCTTTGGCCGCTGCCATATCAAGGGCATTGGCCGCTAAAATCTCCTCAGTAGCTGCCAATAAATAATCAGCCATGGCTAGCAAGGCTTGGTTTTTTACTGCTTCACTGGCAGTATTGATTGATTTTTTAACAGCCTGTACCTGTTCAAATTGTTCTTGTGTACTTACCATCGTTCACCTCTAAAATTCTGTAAAGAGCAGCTGGATTTCAGGAGTGATGGAAATCCAGTCATCACGGTGAATCAAGCCTCCCTTAGCTTTTTGAGAACGGAGCATATCTTCTAGAGCTGAGACGCCAAATTGGACACGTCCCTTTCCAAGAGATTGACCTGTTTCTTTATCTGCTACTGTTACAATATCGTGGTAAGAGAAGTTTCCTTCCACTTCTACCACACCCGATAAAAGGAGACTTTTCCCGTTTTTTGAAAGTGCCTCTGCAGCTCCACCATCTACCCAAATCGTTCCCTGACTTTGTGCATAGAAAGCCAGCCATTGTTTCTGGGTACGAAGTCCCTTCTCTTGCGCAACAAAGAAGGAACCATCCCTAGTTTCTTCCGCTGCCTCAATCAAGGCATCTGATTTCAAGGAAGAGCAGATATAGACTGGCACACCCGACTCCGTCGCAATCGTAGCCGCCTTGATTTTTGTCAGCATACCCCCAGTTCCGTTTGACGAACCTGCTCCACCAGCCATATCAATAATCTCATGATTGATGGTCTCAATTCTCTCCAAACGCTTAGCTGTTGGATCCAAATTAGGATTTCCAGTATAGAGGCCGTCCACATCAGTCAAGAGAACCAAAAGATCCGCCTGAACCATCGCCGCTACCTGGGCACTCAGGGTGTCATTATCACCCACCTTGAGTTCGTCAATGACGACACTGTCATTTTCATTGATGATGGGAATGGCACCACGATGAAGCAATACAGACAAGGCCTGATGGGCATTCTTATAGCGACGTTTATCTACAAAATCATCCTGTGTCAGCAAGATTTGTGCAGAAACGATCTGGCGCATGAGGAGGTTGGTTGTGTATTCCTCCAACAAAAGTCCCTGACCAACTGCAGCCGAAGCTTGTTTATCTGCAATCTTGGTCGGACGTTTTTTAAAACCCAAAGCCCCAAATCCAGCGGCAACTGCCCCAGATGACACTAAAATCAACTCATGTCCAGCCTCATGCAGCATAGCCAATTGCTGGGTAATTGCCTTTACTTTACTTCTTAATAAACTCCCGTCTTCATTTGTCAAGGAGGAGGTCCCCACCTTAAAGACGATTCGTTTGTACTT
This genomic interval from Streptococcus oralis subsp. tigurinus contains the following:
- the proB gene encoding glutamate 5-kinase; this translates as MKYKRIVFKVGTSSLTNEDGSLLRSKVKAITQQLAMLHEAGHELILVSSGAVAAGFGALGFKKRPTKIADKQASAAVGQGLLLEEYTTNLLMRQIVSAQILLTQDDFVDKRRYKNAHQALSVLLHRGAIPIINENDSVVIDELKVGDNDTLSAQVAAMVQADLLVLLTDVDGLYTGNPNLDPTAKRLERIETINHEIIDMAGGAGSSNGTGGMLTKIKAATIATESGVPVYICSSLKSDALIEAAEETRDGSFFVAQEKGLRTQKQWLAFYAQSQGTIWVDGGAAEALSKNGKSLLLSGVVEVEGNFSYHDIVTVADKETGQSLGKGRVQFGVSALEDMLRSQKAKGGLIHRDDWISITPEIQLLFTEF
- the proC gene encoding pyrroline-5-carboxylate reductase; its protein translation is MKIGFIGLGNMGASLAKAVLQAKTGAQILLANRSQAKVDAFITNFGGQASSNEEIFAEADVIFLGVKPAQFSDLLSQYQTILEKRESLLLISMAAGLTLEKLASLLPSQHRIIRIMPNTPVAIGQGVISYSMSANCRAEDRELFCQLLAKAGLLVELGDGLIDAATGLAGCGPAFVYLFIEALADAGVQTGLPRERALKMAAQTVVGAGQMVLESQQHPGVLKDQVCSPGGSTIAGVASLEEHAFRGIVMDAVGQAYKRTQELGK
- the tmk gene encoding dTMP kinase; this translates as MSKGFLVSLEGPEGAGKTSVLEALLPILEEKGIEVLTTREPGGVLIGEKIRQVILDPSHTQMDPKTELLLYIASRRQHLVEKVLPALEAGKLVIMDRFIDSSVAYQGFGRGLDIDAIDWLNHFATDGLKPDLTLYFDIEVEEGLARIAANSDREVNRLDLEGLDLHKKVRQGYLSLLDKEGNRIVKIDASLPLDQVVETTKAVLFDRMGLAK
- a CDS encoding glutamate-5-semialdehyde dehydrogenase is translated as MVSTQEQFEQVQAVKKSINTASEAVKNQALLAMADYLLAATEEILAANALDMAAAKGKISDVMLDRLYLDAGRIEAMARGIREVVALPDPIGEVLETSHLENGLLITKKRVAMGVIGIIYESRPNVTSDAAALALKSGNAVVLRSGKDAYQTAHAIVTALKKGLETTTIHPDVIQLVEDTSRESSYAMMKAKGYLDLLIPRGGAGLINAVVQNAIVPVIETGTGIVHVYVDKDADEDKALSIINNAKTSRPSVCNAMEVLLVHEDKAADFLPRLEQVLVTSREEAGLEPIQFRLDSKASQFLSGRAAETQDFDTEFLDYILAVKVVSSLEEAVSHIEAHSTHHSDAIVTENAEAAAYFTDQVDSAAVYVNASTRFTDGGQFGLGCEMGISTQKLHARGPMGLKELTSYKYVVTGDGQIRE